The following are from one region of the Sorghum bicolor cultivar BTx623 chromosome 2, Sorghum_bicolor_NCBIv3, whole genome shotgun sequence genome:
- the LOC8060272 gene encoding S-adenosylmethionine decarboxylase proenzyme yields the protein MAMSSADSWGSSPTSPIGFEGYEKRLEITFSDAPVFEDPCGLGLRALSREQIDSFLDLARCTIVSQLSNKNFDSYVLSESSLFVYPHKVVLKTCGTTKLLLSIPRILELAAGLSLPVLSAKYSRGTFIFPGAQPAPHRSFSEEVSVLNGFFGNLKSGGNAYVIGDTFKPNKKWHVYYATEEPEHPMVTLEMCMTGLDAKKAAVFFKNSDDGSCTSAKEMTKLSGISEIIPEMEICDFEFDPCGYSMNGVFGPAASTIHVTPEEGFSYASYEAMNFNPSSLVYSDVIKRVLAGFSPSEFSVAVTIFGGRGFAKSWAKGADVDSYMCDDLVEQELPGGGLLMYQSFTAVASGTVSPRSTLEMDGWSSDGMETATKSDDLCIGCWDVAKKVVKKDVDA from the coding sequence ATGGCGATGTCTTCAGCAGATTCTTGGGGCTCTTCTCCCACCTCCCCTATTGGGTTTGAGGGCTACGAGAAGCGCCTCGAGATAACGTTCTCTGATGCACCTGTCTTCGAGGACCCTTGTGGTCTTGGCCTGCGCGCCCTCTCTCGTGAGCAGATCGACTCGTTCCTGGATCTTGCACGGTGCACCATAGTGTCACAGCTCTCCAACAAGAACTTTGACTCATATGTTCTGTCCGAGTCGAGCCTCTTTGTGTATCCCCACAAGGTTGTCCTCAAGACCTGTGGAACGACAAAGCTGCTGCTCTCCATTCCTCGCATCCTTGAGCTTGCTGCAGGGCTGTCACTGCCTGTTCTTTCAGCCAAGTACTCTCGTGGGACTTTCATCTTCCCTGGTGCGCAGCCAGCGCCGCACCGCAGCTTCTCGGAGGAGGTATCTGTGCTGAACGGTTTCTTTGGTAACCTCAAGTCTGGTGGCAATGCCTACGTGATCGGTGACACGTTCAAACCCAACAAGAAGTGGCATGTCTACTATGCCACAGAGGAGCCCGAGCATCCCATGGTGACACTTGAGATGTGCATGACAGGGCTGGATGCTAAGAAAGCTGCAGTGTTCTTCAAGAACTCTGATGATGGCAGCTGCACATCAGCTAAAGAGATGACAAAGCTCTCAGGGATTTCTGAGATCATTCCTGAGATGGAGATTTGTGACTTTGAGTTCGACCCCTGTGGGTACTCGATGAATGGTGTCTTTGGACCTGCTGCCTCCACCATCCATGTGACACCTGAGGAAGGTTTCAGCTATGCAAGCTATGAAGCGATGAACTTCAACCCTAGCTCCCTGGTTTACAGTGATGTGATCAAGAGGGTCCTGGCAGGCTTCTCTCCTTCGGAGTTCTCAGTTGCCGTTACCATCTTTGGTGGCCGTGGCTTTGCCAAATCATGGGCAAAGGGTGCAGACGTCGATTCCTACATGTGCGATGATCTTGTGGAGCAAGAGCTTCCTGGTGGAGGTCTGCTGATGTACCAGAGCTTTACTGCTGTTGCCTCTGGCACTGTGTCGCCAAGGTCGACCTTGGAGATGGATGGCTGGAGCAGCGATGGAATGGAGACGGCTACGAAGAGCGATGATTTGTGTATTGGCTGCTGGGATGTGGCGAAGAAGGTGGTGAAGAAAgatgtggacgcctg